The stretch of DNA CCCGTCCGCTCGTATAAGGGGAATTTGAAGGGCCTGGATGTAGAtgatctaaccatccaaccattaAAAAACTAGACAAACTCGCGAAGCCTATATTTAATTCATCACGATGTTTAGAGAGACAAAATGATGATTATTGCGCTGACACAACCACACATGGAAGCCAACCCCTAAAGAAAGAGTGTGCTTCGCTAAATTGCGAGCTTCGAAATTTGAGCTTGAAAACTCATGAACTATGTTATAAAAATTAAGCACTGAAGAGTATTCTCTGATTTCATGGATGATCGCTCCATATATCGCCGAAATACCCAGCTTAATGTCATAGACCACCACCTTACAATCCGAGGCAATGTGGATTCGCTGGATATAAATATCCTCCAAAAGAGCCATGGCTTCTCTGACTGCCAACGCATCAAAGTGTAGTTGGGTCTGATTTTGCCGTGAAAAATTTGTGGAAGCACCCAAAGCTCCAGTGCTATCTCTACGCATAGCTCCCACCACTCTGAAACCATCATTACGTGATATGGCCGCATCAACATTTACCTTCAACACATCGTTCCGACCATTCTGAAACCATTATTACGTGATATGGCCACATTCAGGCGGCAGATGAGAGTGGAATTAAATGGGACTAACCAGCCCATCCCACCTAAATTGCTTTAGTGGGATCCCATTAGACGGAAAAACATTAAGTGGGCTAGCCCTATTAACCCATTGGGATCCCACCGCACCCACCAGCCCCTTCCCTTCCCTTGGGGCATCATCGCGAGTGACAGAGGCGGTGTCGAAAGCCATGAGGAGATGCCTTTCAATGACTGCATGCCGGCATCCTGCCAACGCTGGTCACCTGGATGAGCGCAAATGGCCGCACCGGCACCTGAACCGTGCACACGGGGACGACCGCCGCCTGCAGCTGGGCGACGAGGCACAATTTTCTCCTCCTGTTCACGCAACTGCACCCTGCGAGCCAGAGCTCACCGCCCCCTGCACTGGGCAACTCCACCGCACCTGAACCCGACGCGCCCGCGCCGTCGCACCCGGCGAGTTCATCACTGCTCGCACATCAAGATTGGCCGGCTCCTCCTTCTGCACCTCCAACCTACAACAGCTCGTCGGCGCAGTCGCACCCCTACGCGTGTCATGCGCCACCAGAGGCGACCGAGGTACCTCGCAGTTCATCACCTCCGACGGCACCGACCCGTGGGGACCCCTGCATTCCAGCCGCGCCTCCATCTCCACTCTCCACCTCTCGATTAAGCGTCTTCCCTGGAAGGAGACCATCTCGCCGACCGAGTCCTCCATGGCCAGCTCCGACAGGGCCCAGAACCGGCTCCCGTGAATCGGCGACGACCGTCCCGAGGCTTCCGCCTCACCCTCACTGACGGCAGTCCAGGGGAGGGCGCCGTTGCAGTATCCGCCAAGCTGTCGGCGTGTCCCGCTCCAACGGTCATCTCCTCTTCCATTGCTATGTCCCGCAAGCTACTGGCCGTCGTGTTTGTACGCgttgtggcccatcttcatcgtgAGTGCATTTGCTAGTAAGTGGGATGAGATCCCACTTGTGCCCACATAATTTGCGCAAGTTGTGACGTGATGACCGGTTATTCCTACCAAACGTAGTGGGATCAAGTGGGCTAAAGGTGGGAGTCCCATGCATACTCCCACTTGCAGTCTGAGGCCACATCAACATTTATCTTTGCACAATCCGCCTCCGAAGCCAGCCAATGTGTTTGTCTTGGGGCCACATCGACCAGTATTATGGGCACTTTGATTGTGAATAACTTGGCGCTCTACCAAATAGGATGTGCTGGAGATTCTGATTAAGGCAGTAGCGCTAGCAATCCCATCATATGCTATGTCTGTGTTCAAGCTGCCGAAAGGAATCTGTAAGTCAATTACCGATGAAATATCCGGTTTTTGGTGGGAGATGGAGAGGAGAAGAGGAAAATGCATTGGTTTGCGTGGTGGAAAATGTGTGTACCAAAGGAAAGGGGTGGTATGGGATTTAGAGACCTTCACAGCTTTAATCTTGCTATGTTAGTAAAGCAGTGTTGGCGTCTAATCCAAAACCCTGATTCGCTGTGTGCAAGAGTGTTGAGCGCAAAATATTATCCCGGTGGAGATATATTGAAAGCTGGTCCAAAGAAAGGAGCTTCGTTTACCTGGCAAAGCATTGTTGAGGGAATTAAAACTTTTAAGAGGGGATGTATCTGGCGGGTAGGATCTGGTTCACATATCAATTTATGGGATGACCCTTGGATCCCTTCAAGTGCAACTAGGAAGTTGATCACACCTAGAGGTGGCATCCTGTTGACAAGAGTAGAGGAAATAATTGATCCTCATACAGGATACTGGGATGAGGACCTCATTCGGCAAGTGTTCTCGCCAGTCGATGCAAATAGAATACTGCAAATTCAGCTTAATGTGGAAGTAGTGGAAGATCTTGTAGCTTGGAACCACACAAGGTCGGGAACATTTTCAGTGAGATCGGCATATCATGTTGAGTTTGAGAACCAGTTTGGACGACACTTTAACCGAAACAGCCAAGGCAGTGCTAACGAGCATGGGGTTTGGAAAGATTTATGGAAATTAAGGCTACCAGGGAAAGTTAAACATTTTGGTTGGAAAGTGCTGAAGGGAGTTTTGCCTTGCTATGGGGTGTTGGCCAGTCGGCACATACCTTTACTGCCACAATGCCCGCTTTGTAATATCGGATTGGAGGACATCTAACATTGCCTGTTCACGTGCTCTCGAGCATATGttatatgggaaaagctggggttaGCGACCGAGATTGACAGGGTGATCACTCGGGACTGCTCGGGCTCGATAAACCTTGACTCCTTGCTCCAGGTACATGAGACGGTGAGTAACATCCCAGCACTCGAATTCATATTGGTGGCCATGTGGTTCATCTGGTGGCAGAGAGATTGTATACCAAGGGGGAAACTACCCAGACGACAGAACAAGCGGCTATGTCAATACAGGTTCTAGCCACTAATTTTGTACGAGTAAATACTCCAAAACAGGCTGTTCGGAAGAGTGATCAGGTTTGGAAGAAACCGGAAGTGGGGATGATTAAAATAAATGTTGATGCATCCTTTATTGCGGATAATCTCTCAGATGCTTGTGGAGCAATAGCACGCAATGATCAAGGACAGTTCTTAGGTGCAGCCTCTAAGCTACTACCCCATGTGCCTAACGTAGAAGAAGCGGAGATGATTGCTATCCGGTGTGGACTGAGTCTAGCTGCAAATTTAGGCTGCACAAAGCCGGTGATAGAATCTGATAGCACAAGGGCGCTGGAGGCAGTTTCAGACCCTAATGCATATATGGGACCAGCAGTGTCTATTATAGCAGAGTGCTCCCTAATGACAAtggaatttgctcatatttcctttGATCACTGCAGTAGAGAGGCGAACACAGTAGCGGATGCTCTAGCAAAGCATTATATTAGCATGAAAAAGTCTGAAGTATGGGAAAACATCCCTGACTTTATTCTTCATCTCTTTGTAAACGACTTGGCTATCATTTGATAAACAAAGTTATATGCTCAAAAAAATATAGGATGTGATGGATCCGTGGATAGAGTGCGGACTCTGAAATATGTCCTCGTGAATTGCCTTCCTTATCGCACCTCGGATCGCTCATAGGTAACCAACCATGCGGACGAACTCATCGCTTTGTATAAGGTTTCGTGTAGAGCAAAGATCCAATTCTTCGCCCAAGCTTTTTAAACCAAGCCATCGGCCTCGAAATTTTAAGCTAGGCCAATGTGCCAACGAGTACCATCGgcccatatttccaacagtggagcCCAAGAGCCAGTGACGCGAACCCCCAATCCTACACGGCACATGGGTACATAAACTACAGCGGTTCCCATGGACCCGCAGCGACGCTTGACCAATGAGCAGCGGCCAGCACTACACGTGACGCACGTTGTAGGCAAGGATGGGCCCACCCGTCATCCACAGGCCGTGTCAAGCCCACAGAAAAAAAGGAAGAGCCAACACTCCGCCGTTCACTCCCCTCTACTCGTCGTCTTCCTCGGCGCGGGCGCTCTAGCTCTTCCCAGTCTCGGCCTCCGAGCTCCACCACACAAGCCGCTCGCCTGTCCCCGGCCTCCAGTTCCTCCGCCTCCCGGCCCCCCCCGCTCCGTACCGCCGCAAAAAACCTGCAGCCACACGTAGCCAGCGCAGATCTTTCTTCCACCCGCGCTTAATTTCCCTCGTGCTCGCGCCGCTCGCCGTCGCCCTCGTCCACTACTGCTCTGCCTTGTTTGTCCGGCTGTTTCTGTTCATCCCCGAAGACTTCTGGCGCGTCGGATCCCGGGATGTCGGGGCACATCGCTTCCTCGTCCGCGGCGTTCCTCTTGCTcgtggcctcctcctcgtcgtcgcggcGCTGGCGGAGCAGCTCACCGCGCTCTTTCGGTGCCGCCGGTACGCGGCTGCATTGGGAACGGCGAGGGTTTTCTCGGGACGGATCGGTGCCGTGCCGCCGCGGCTCAGCAGCAGCGGCAGTGGCTGGTGGTGAGGAGGGCGCGGGGAAGGCAATAGCAGGGGAGGGCTCGAGGCAGGCAGCCTCTGGGCAGCGCGGCAAGCTCGAGGTTGGTAACGCTCGTATCATTCCTTCTTTTCCATTCGAAATTTCTGCAAAGGCTTTGCTTGTCAGAGTGGGTGTTATTTTTAGTGCAGAAAGCGCAGTTCAGTTTAGTCGCCCTTTCTGTCGGAAATGTAGCCTCACGTGCAGTTTTTGCCATGCGTTTTCCCTTCACTTTTGTTACTAACAGGCATCATCCGGCATTGACCTTCAGTTTTTATCATGCTTTCTTATGCTGAACTGTTGATGGGTTCCATTGCGTGCTCAGGCTGCTGAAAATGAGGATGCTGTTTCACAAAAATCAGTTGCATCTGCACCCAGGCCAGATAGTACCGTTGCAGAGCAACATTGGGCAGCTGGGAGCAGATCCGAAGTCGATCCGTCAGCTCCTGTCTCGGCGGCGGCATCAGGTTATTGGAAAGACGTCGTTGTCGCTGAACAGGTTGGGGCTAAGGTTGATGCCGGTGGAGATGCAGCAAAAGTGTGGAGTTCTCCGGTTGACAGTGAGAACAAGGGGTCTGCTCCTTTGGCTGGCCCGAATGTGATGAATGTCATCGTTGTGGCTTCTGAATGTGCTCCTTTCTGTAAAACAGGTGTGCATACATAAACTGAGCAATTAGACTTCCCTTTAGTTCTGTTTGATTGAGCTCGAGCCTCGAGCAATcagactttttttttcttttttctttttttgcgaagGAATGAGCCTTCAAACTTAGAATGTACTACTCTTAAACTTGTGTGAATTGTTCTCTGACTAATGATATCGTGCATAGGTGGGCTTGGAGATGTTGTGGGTGCTTTGCCGAAGGCTCTGGCAAGAAGAGGGCATCGTGTTATGGTACCCACTCCTTTGCTTTTCTCtttgctccatcttgcaaagggagATCATGATTTACTTAATTAGTAGATGAATATTTTTATATAAAATGTAACCACATTTTGATGCCGATGCTCTCCATAAGAGGCTAAACATGTACGACCTCTGTTTATTTTTAGAGTGAATTccattttttaccttgtagttgtacatttgtgacacaaattaccctatttagcggaacttttatcgaaatgtcagattttggaGACTTTTAACACGGTTTTACCCCAGTTTTACATTTTGTTTGTTTATGGTCGATAGGATTGGCATGTTGCGTCATTGATTTGTAAAAAAAACTGTAAGGATCGGAGGGCATCATTGGCGATCTTGTCCAAGCTTCTCTTGTCTATCTGTTCCACTCCTTGTGGCCGTCCACATGTTTTTGGATACAGGGTGTCACCTCACACCTTACCTGATGGACACGCATCAAAAAACAAGGGTCCAAAGATTTCAAAAGGGGTATTCTAGACGAATTTTCACTCGAAGGGGTAATTAGTGTCACAAATGTATAAATATGGGGTAAAAAGTGAAATTCACTCTTATTTTTACAAGACGTTTTAGACTTTCAGACACTGTTCAAAACAGCACAAAGCAAGTTGTCTGAACGTCTTATAAAaacaaacggagggagtaattaagtTGTGCTGCAACTCGTGCTTGAGCAACATTTAGAAGTTGTTGTTCTTTTCAGTTTGTGTGCAACATGTGGAAAAGAAAAACTTACACTATAACCTTGATTGTTTGAATATTTGTCTAGGCTCTAATATTATTTATGCATatgaaagaagaagaggaagaagaaatgcGGCGTCATAACAGAACTATTCATTCTTCATGTTTGATGTAACATGCTCAATATAGATGAgatgacaatatgcatgcctaaGATGCCACTTTTCTGTATAAGGGCTTTGTAAATTTAAGTGTAGAGTATGTCCGAAATTGAGTATGCTGGCCTAGTTTGGAAATAAGTAATATAAGTTTTTTCTTTAAATTTTAGGTCGTGATACCAAAATATGGAGATTACGGAGAAGCTCGTGATCTAGGTGTTCGCAAACGTTACAAGGTAGCTGGCCAGGTATGTAAAATAAAGAGTCTGCAGTATTAGATGAAAAGTGTAAGGAACCATTGACCAGATCAGTTAATTGAATTGTTGTCTGGCTTGCAGGATTCAGAAGTGAGCTACTTTCATTCTTATATCGATGGAGTTGATTTTGTGTTCTTAGAGGCCCCGCCCTTCCGCCACCGGCACAATGATATTTATGGAGGAGAAAGACCGGTAAGCGTCTGTTTCCCCAGTGCTTTCTTAGCCATAGAAAATCAAACCGAATTTCTCTTAATATTTATGTAATTGATGTGTGTACCTTTCCATCATTTTTGGCAGGATGTGCTGAAGCGCATGATTTTGTTCTGCAAGGCTGCTGTGGAGGTACCTTTGCAAATTGTATTGCTATTGATGTGTAAACAATTTCCCCCGCAAAGAAAAGATGTGTAAACAATTCACAAATAACTACTCTCTTACACAGACCATCATGGTCCGTTTCAAATACTCATCTTACACCATTACCTTTTTTTCGGAGAAAAGACCATCATGGTCCAGCTTTTGTAGAAAGCAAGTAAAAGTTTCATATAAGTCCTGGACTCACCAAATTTACAGGTAAGAAAAACTGAATGGAAAATGGCCATGCGCTGAGAACATACCTAGTCAATCACCACCATTGCTGAGACCTAGCAGCTGCGTACACATTTGTGATCAAAGTTTCTATGGCTTGATTGTGCACTAAATTGATGCCTATTCAGGAGCAGAGTGAGTAATTTGATCCAATTCCTTCATCGGTAACTATTTACATCTCGATGAAATTTTTTAAATTGACCATATAAATTGGTTCTTGATATTTGAAACGTGAGATGTCTCTTGCTCCTTTGGACTCATATAAGATGAACTCTACCATCGAACAAGCTGACAACTCAAGCTGAGTTTCTTGCAGCAAGCCGTATGTGCGCTTTATTGATCAGCTTGTCTTAAGTCATAAGAAACACAGGACAGCTCAAGCTAGCATGCCTGTATGTTTGGTTATTCTAGCGTAGATGAACTGTCATTATGATCTTCAAATTAATTATGCACCTATCCAAATGAATACAATGTTCATCTGTTCAAACATTTGCAGGTTCCTTGGTACGCTCCATGCGGTGGTACTACCTACGGTGATGGCAATTTAGTCTTCATTGCAAACGATTGGCATACTGCACTTCTACCTGTTTATCTGAAGGCGTATTACCGAGACAATGGCCTGATGCAGTATACTCGTTCTGTTCTCGTGATCCATAACATTGCTCATCAGGTTTTACACCTCAATCTTTAACTGCACATTTTTACTCGAGTACTAGTTGAACCATCAGTGTGCCTTTCATTGGAAACGAGCTGACCTTGTATTGTCATTCCATAAGAGGTTGCCATGCATGATTTTTAGGTTTAACAACTGATCAGCAGTGAGAGCTTATTCATCTGCCAATCTGTCTTACTTCCTCCAGTTTAGAACTATTTGTCATGTCACCACATTTTTATATGAAAATTATTTGGCGACTAGTATAGCTTCATGAAAGTTAATCAACAAATGATATGCTCCACATTTTTTATCTTTTATCGTGCTAAACCTGGAGACTAAATATTTGGCTTTGCAGGGACGTGGCCCTGTAGATGACTTCAACATCATGGACTTGCCTGAGCACTACATGGATCACTTCAAACTGTATGATCCCCTTGGCGGCCAGCACAACAACGTGTTCGCTGCTGGCCTGAAGATGGCAGACCGGGTGGTCACCGTCAGCCATGGCTACATGTGGGAGCTGAAGACGATGGAAGGCGGCTGGGGCCTCCACGACATAATAAACCAGAACGACTGGAAGCTGGACGGCATCGTGAACGGCATCGACACGGCCGAGTGGAACCCCGCAGTCGACGTGCACCTGCACTCCGACGACTACACCAACTACACCCGAGACACGCTGGACATCGGCAAGCGGCAGTGCAAGGCGGCCCTGCAGCGCGAGCTGGGCCTGCAGGTCCGCGACGACGTGCCGCTCATCGGGTTCATCGGGCGGCTGGACCACCAGAAGGGCGTGGACATCATCGCGGCGGCGATGCCGTGGATCGCGCAGCAGGACGTGCAGCTGGTGATGCTGGGCACGGGGCGGCCGGACCTGGAGGACATGCTGCGGCGGTTCGAGGGGGAGCACCGGGACAAGGTGCGCGGGTGGGTGGGGTTCTCGGTGCGGATGGCGCACCGGATCACGGCGGGCGCGGACGTGCTCCTCATGCCGTCGCTGTTCGAGCCGTGCGGGCTGAACCAGCTGTACGCGATGGCGTACGGGACCGTGCCCGTGGTGCACGCCGTCGGCGGGCTCCGGGACACGGTGGCGCCGTTCGACCCGTTCGGCGGCACCGGGCTGGGGTGGACGTTCGACCGCGCGGACGCCGGCAGGATGATCGACGCGCTCGGGCACTGCCTCAACACGTACTGGAACTACAAGGAGAGCTGGAGGGGCCTGCAGGTCCGCGGCATGTCGCAGGACCTCAGCTGGGACCGCGCCGCCGAGCTCTACGAGAACGTCCTCGTCAAGGCCAAGTACCAGTGGTGATGCGGCTGATGCTGACCCCTCTACTGCAACGCATGCACGTACTTAGGGGACAGCCGGAAGTGGTGCCCACGATCGCGATCACTGGCGCCCCGGAGTAGCCAAGTGTCACGCGATGCCACCGGCGGCAGCCGGACGACGGTGGAGGTAGTGAACCGTGCCCGTGGCGCCACCCAACTTTTGGGTTCACGAGTTGTACACACCAGTTCAGTCAGGTTCGTGGCTTCTGTGAATTACCGAGTCGTAGGCGATCAAATAGGAAGTTGCAGAGTTTCTATACTGCCAATTTTCTCAGCTCTTGGTGTAGAAAAACACAGTTCTGAGAAGGTTCATCACTGGACGCTGACCACGTTCACGTTCTGTTTCATGCTCCCTCGGTTTCAAAGTAATTCAAGTTTTAGGAATATTCTAAGTCAAACCTTCTAAAGTTTGGCCAAATTTA from Triticum dicoccoides isolate Atlit2015 ecotype Zavitan chromosome 6A, WEW_v2.0, whole genome shotgun sequence encodes:
- the LOC119317866 gene encoding soluble starch synthase 2-2, chloroplastic/amyloplastic-like; protein product: MSGHIASSSAAFLLLVASSSSSRRWRSSSPRSFGAAGTRLHWERRGFSRDGSVPCRRGSAAAAVAGGEEGAGKAIAGEGSRQAASGQRGKLEAAENEDAVSQKSVASAPRPDSTVAEQHWAAGSRSEVDPSAPVSAAASGYWKDVVVAEQVGAKVDAGGDAAKVWSSPVDSENKGSAPLAGPNVMNVIVVASECAPFCKTGGLGDVVGALPKALARRGHRVMVVIPKYGDYGEARDLGVRKRYKVAGQDSEVSYFHSYIDGVDFVFLEAPPFRHRHNDIYGGERPDVLKRMILFCKAAVEVPWYAPCGGTTYGDGNLVFIANDWHTALLPVYLKAYYRDNGLMQYTRSVLVIHNIAHQGRGPVDDFNIMDLPEHYMDHFKLYDPLGGQHNNVFAAGLKMADRVVTVSHGYMWELKTMEGGWGLHDIINQNDWKLDGIVNGIDTAEWNPAVDVHLHSDDYTNYTRDTLDIGKRQCKAALQRELGLQVRDDVPLIGFIGRLDHQKGVDIIAAAMPWIAQQDVQLVMLGTGRPDLEDMLRRFEGEHRDKVRGWVGFSVRMAHRITAGADVLLMPSLFEPCGLNQLYAMAYGTVPVVHAVGGLRDTVAPFDPFGGTGLGWTFDRADAGRMIDALGHCLNTYWNYKESWRGLQVRGMSQDLSWDRAAELYENVLVKAKYQW